The genomic interval TTGCAAGCAACAGATTCAATATCTGGAATATTCCAAATTGTACCAATTGTGCTTGCATCAGTATTTGCTATTTGGTTTATGATATGGTTTATTGTTAAAAGAGACTTGAATGATGGAATTGGAAACGTAAGTAAAATTTTATTACCAACACTTTGTTTAATGGTAGTGATAATTGTTGTATTTTCATTAACCTTACCAGGAGCATCAATTGGATACACACAGATATTTACCCCTGATTGGAATGCACTAACTAACTTAAATGTATGGTTAGCAGCATTTGGACAAATTGTATTCTCCCTTAGTTTAGGTATGGCAATTGCAATGACCTATGCAAGTTACTTGCCGGAAAAATCAAGGTTAATTGACAGTGCAGTAACAGTTGCATTCTCAAATTCCGCTTTCGAAGTATTTAACTCAATTGGAATATTCTCCATTTTAGGATTCATGGCCTTATCTACAAAAATTCCATTTGATCAACTAGTAACTGAAGGAACAGGACTTGCATTTGTAGTATTCCCACAAGTATTCAACACTATGGGACCAATGGGATCAATTATTGGACCATTATTCTTCATATGCATATTATTTGCAGGAATTACATCAGCTATAGCTCTTCTTGAAGTAGTCACATATGCAATTTCTGAAAAATTTAATATTGAACGAAAAAGAACAGTTACAGTGATTTGTATTGTAGGATTTTTAATCTCAACCATGTTTGCAACCGGAATTGGAAGTACAATACTTGGAGCATTCGATGCATTCTTAAACAACTTTGCATTATTACTCGGAATCCTTATTGAATGCATAATCTTCGGTTGGATTTACGACTTTAACAAGTTAATAGAAACATTAAACAAAGATTCAAGAATCAAAGTAGGTAAAACTTGGAAAGCAGTAATTAAATACATTTTACCAATTTGTATTGCTGTTTTATGGATACAAGGAGTTTACTCCACAATTACAAGCTCAGATAATTTAAGTTTAACAATTATGGGAATACTAACTGTAATATTAATTGTATTGCCAATCGTTTTCGCCAAATTACCTGCAAAAAATGAAGATTACTACAAAGTAGACTAAATGAATAGCTAACAATTAGCTATTTACTTTTTTTATTATTTTATTTTAAAGCAAGCACAAAATTATAATATCAAAAATTTTAAAAAAAAGATAAGTAGTGGATTAAAGAATCCACCACCGAATTAACACTCAAATCCACCATCACATCTGATGATTTGACCATCAACAAATTCAGACTCATCAGAAGCAAGGAACAATGCAAGTGCTGCAATATCTTCTCCTTGACCTACGCGTTTCATTGGTGCACCGTCAACCATCATTTGTAATGCTTCAACTCCACCAATACTATCAACCATTGCAGTGTGGATAGCACCCGGTGCGATACCATTACATCTTATTTCTGGACCAAGTTCAAATGCCATTGATTTTGTAAGACCTGCAATAGCATGTTTAGAGCTAATGTAACCCACAAAACCAAAGTGAGCAGCATAAGATGCGACTGAACAAGTGTTAATAATAGTACCTTTTCCTTTTTCTTTCATTACAGGAGCTACTAATTGAGTTAAATATAATGCAGCATAAACATCTACATCAAATACTTTATCCCATTCTTCTTTAGTCATTTCTAAAAGAGGAGTGACACTTAATAAACCTGCATTGTTGAATAAAATATCAACAGTACCATATTCTTCCATAGTAGTATCGAAAACTTTTTTGATATCATCAACATTGGCCATGTCAGCAATAACATAAATTGCTTCATTTCCCTCTGATTTAATATCATCAACAACAGCTTTAGCTCTTTCTTCGTTTCTTCCAGTTACAACAACTTTTGCACCTTCTTCAGCAAAGAGTTTTGCGGAATCACGACCCATACCTGAGGTTGAACCGGTAACAATTGCTACTTTACCATCTAGTTTTCCCATGATAACACTTCCTTTAATTGATTATCTATGATCTCTTTATCAAATATGGCATATATTCAATAATGAATTCTTGGTATGTTATAATATATTTTAAATAATATTTAAAAATTTATAATTGAATTTAATATTTATCGAACAAATGTTTGAAATATTAACATGAAATGAATTTTATTTAATAATCAACAATTATAATCTTTCATTGAAAAAATTACCTAAAATTGATCTAATTAATCCTAAAAAAAATATTCATAGATATTGACTAAATTTAAATGATTCAAAACTTGTAATTATTTATATTAACAGTTTATAACTAATTATACAGAATTTAAGAGGTAAAAATATGATAAATTTATCTTCAATAAAAATGCACATGTATTGTCCAATGAGTTTATATCTAAAAACACATGTTGATATTGATGAAAATGACATGTACAATTGTTATTTGGAAATTAAAAACTTAAAAATAGATATTCAAGATTTAATGCAAAAAAATATTCGTAAAATCAAAAGAACAATGAGTTTAGAAGAAATTGAAAAAATATTATCTCAAAATATTTATGAATACATAGAAAACACAACTAAATCAATGAAATCTTCAAATATTGAAATCACTTCAGAACAGATTAGCGAGATAAATGATGAAACATACTTCAACATAAAAATATTAAGCATTAAATCAAAAAAAGCAATGACAATATTAAATAAAGATGGATTTGGCATTACAGAAATGTTTTTCCCAAATTGCCTTTATTCATATTTAATTAAAGATACACAACTTGAATTAATCGGAATATGTGATAAAATAGAGATAATTGACGGTCGATATTATCCAATAAGCATTAAAAGCTCAAATCCACCAATAAAAGGAGTTTGGGATCAGGATGCAATAGAACTTGTTGCTAATGCAATACTTCTTGAAGAAGAATTTGATACAGAAATATTTGTAGGATTTGTCGATTATAAAAAAATTGGTGACAGACGACCTGTAATAATGGATGTGAATCTTAGAAAATCATTATTTAGTGTGATAAGGGAAGTTAAAGAAATAATTGAGAATAAAAAACTTCCAAACATTAAAAGAAATTCTAAAAAATGTAGAAACTGTGAATATGAAAATATTTGTATGAAAAAATAAGTTAGCAATATCTTAATTTATTTAAAAACGAATATTGCCATCTAAACGTTTAATATTAAATACTGCAGTATCTGCAATAGACATTACCGCCAAAACACCAGCCTGAATTGGATCAGTGATAATTAAATCAGCATAATCAGTAACACTACCAGGCATATTAAGTGAAATTACAATTAAATTACTCTCTTCTTTAACTTTTTTAACCGCACGAGTAATTTCACCACCCATAAGCGAACCTGCTAAAACTAAAGCACTAACACGAGGAAGTCTTGAAATAGCCTCAATAGCTTCAGCTAATGATTTTTCACCAACTAATGGAATAGTATCAATACTAATACGTTCACCACGTATATTATGCCTATCTGCCTCCGTGATTGCACCCATAGCTACTTGAGATACTTGTGCACCACCACCAATAATAATTATACGTTTACCATAAATATCTAACTGAGAACCATGCAATTCAACGGATTTAATTTCTTTGATTTTTTCTAAATCCTTTATTAAATCTTCAATATTTTCAACATGTTCAAGTTCAAGATTAATGGAACCCATGTTATTTTTTTCAACAAAAAGATGAACATAACTAATATTAGCACCATATGCAGTGATAACATCAGTAATATCATATAATACACCTTTTTTCTCATCAGATTTAATCGTTAATGTATAATCATTCATTTTTTGGCCTTATCTTATCTAATTCAGCATGTGCTTTTTTCCACATACTCAAATAATTATCATATTTATTAACTGGAATGATATCCAGTCCTAAATCCCTATGTTCTTGAATCCATTCTTCATTAAAAACAGGAATTTCAATTTTAATTGGTTCAGAGGTTTTATTAACAACAATAAGATTTCTATAAGGGAAATCCCATTCAACAATGTATCCTCCAAGACTTATTATGTGATACGGCCTCATAACAAATTTCATAAATAATTCCCCCTATAATAACCCAAGTGCAATAGCCAATATACCAAGCAGAGTTGTTCCCAAAATTGTTGGCAATAACTGTTTGTTTGTAAATACTGGTGCAAATGCTGAGAAAATACCCATCATAAATACAAATATTAAAGCAACAGCAATATTAACAAGAATTCCTAATGAAAATATACTTGGTGGAACTCCAATGAACAATACGGAAAATACAGAACCCAATACAAACATGAAAAATCCTCTTGTTATAAAGACAATAGACCTGTATTTAGCAGCATATTCCATATATGGTCCTTCAATAACATCCGATTTAGCTTTAATAATTGAAAATGGATATTCATTCAAAATTATCATATATCCTATAAAAAATACAATAGCTGCGATTCCACCAGCTACAGTAAATAAAAATGGCCCATGAACTTGTTGAAATGCAACTATATCCTTTAAGAAAATACTTCTAGCAGCAGTTACCGGAGCAAACAATGCTAAATACAATGGGAACGATCCATAAGTAATCATTCTTAAAGATCTTTTTGCACTTATATCTTCAATAAATGACAATGGAGCTTTAATATGTGCTGCTCCTTTTATACGATCCGGAAACGGCATTCTAACTGACATTACAGATTTAGATAATGCTCCCATTAAAACATAGCATATTTCTTCTACTTTTAAAA from Methanobrevibacter gottschalkii DSM 11977 carries:
- a CDS encoding energy-converting hydrogenase B subunit P, translated to MKFVMRPYHIISLGGYIVEWDFPYRNLIVVNKTSEPIKIEIPVFNEEWIQEHRDLGLDIIPVNKYDNYLSMWKKAHAELDKIRPKNE
- a CDS encoding SDR family NAD(P)-dependent oxidoreductase, whose protein sequence is MGKLDGKVAIVTGSTSGMGRDSAKLFAEEGAKVVVTGRNEERAKAVVDDIKSEGNEAIYVIADMANVDDIKKVFDTTMEEYGTVDILFNNAGLLSVTPLLEMTKEEWDKVFDVDVYAALYLTQLVAPVMKEKGKGTIINTCSVASYAAHFGFVGYISSKHAIAGLTKSMAFELGPEIRCNGIAPGAIHTAMVDSIGGVEALQMMVDGAPMKRVGQGEDIAALALFLASDESEFVDGQIIRCDGGFEC
- a CDS encoding sodium-dependent transporter: MSEKRIEWNSNFAFMMAMIGSAVGLGNIWRFPNVLYSNGGGSFMIPYIVSLFLLGISFVLVEYAVGFRFKKSIGRILFSISKKLEPIAWFIVLIVFLITTYYVCVVGWDLIYVVLSFTKAWGANPDTFFASNVLQATDSISGIFQIVPIVLASVFAIWFMIWFIVKRDLNDGIGNVSKILLPTLCLMVVIIVVFSLTLPGASIGYTQIFTPDWNALTNLNVWLAAFGQIVFSLSLGMAIAMTYASYLPEKSRLIDSAVTVAFSNSAFEVFNSIGIFSILGFMALSTKIPFDQLVTEGTGLAFVVFPQVFNTMGPMGSIIGPLFFICILFAGITSAIALLEVVTYAISEKFNIERKRTVTVICIVGFLISTMFATGIGSTILGAFDAFLNNFALLLGILIECIIFGWIYDFNKLIETLNKDSRIKVGKTWKAVIKYILPICIAVLWIQGVYSTITSSDNLSLTIMGILTVILIVLPIVFAKLPAKNEDYYKVD
- the cas4 gene encoding CRISPR-associated protein Cas4 — protein: MINLSSIKMHMYCPMSLYLKTHVDIDENDMYNCYLEIKNLKIDIQDLMQKNIRKIKRTMSLEEIEKILSQNIYEYIENTTKSMKSSNIEITSEQISEINDETYFNIKILSIKSKKAMTILNKDGFGITEMFFPNCLYSYLIKDTQLELIGICDKIEIIDGRYYPISIKSSNPPIKGVWDQDAIELVANAILLEEEFDTEIFVGFVDYKKIGDRRPVIMDVNLRKSLFSVIREVKEIIENKKLPNIKRNSKKCRNCEYENICMKK
- a CDS encoding DUF5612 domain-containing protein produces the protein MNDYTLTIKSDEKKGVLYDITDVITAYGANISYVHLFVEKNNMGSINLELEHVENIEDLIKDLEKIKEIKSVELHGSQLDIYGKRIIIIGGGAQVSQVAMGAITEADRHNIRGERISIDTIPLVGEKSLAEAIEAISRLPRVSALVLAGSLMGGEITRAVKKVKEESNLIVISLNMPGSVTDYADLIITDPIQAGVLAVMSIADTAVFNIKRLDGNIRF
- a CDS encoding respiratory chain complex I subunit 1 family protein, whose protein sequence is MYSNILTNSIVAVILTVIVCFVISTLLPGIERKYVHARIQQRVGPLVFAPGIMAPLKFLFKENVEVSSPVPKLYKILPILCFIVILCVFIALTPQAYKIPALSSLVAIVGFLKVEEICYVLMGALSKSVMSVRMPFPDRIKGAAHIKAPLSFIEDISAKRSLRMITYGSFPLYLALFAPVTAARSIFLKDIVAFQQVHGPFLFTVAGGIAAIVFFIGYMIILNEYPFSIIKAKSDVIEGPYMEYAAKYRSIVFITRGFFMFVLGSVFSVLFIGVPPSIFSLGILVNIAVALIFVFMMGIFSAFAPVFTNKQLLPTILGTTLLGILAIALGLL